From one Lineus longissimus chromosome 3, tnLinLong1.2, whole genome shotgun sequence genomic stretch:
- the LOC135484892 gene encoding uncharacterized protein LOC135484892, whose protein sequence is MRLALAVILVLCAWLHDAEGSHFQGGTIHWKVVDHTINRVEFTFKMGWTLGRGPGCLSTADYGKLMTGLPTNYWECLSGCGTTAINLVDVNYYCTSINTVEQYEQGEKTFYYNFPNKGPFEIVFRGTAWRPLNFGSAGDWQLLTTVDLNFRSDTLHPNQSPITASKPIYSNQYTCNHTIVLPGIDPDGDTVRCRWAVGTECESVCNSLPGAVLDEDTCTLEFDAQASVSFASGGWYAVAIQVEDFPKTTMTIGGKTYTPSDPINSVPLQFLITTPTLPYPCTSVPVFVADTPTAGSRFSILPGTTFTVKLYAWNPFIPDATIVDFFLTTPTGMSQTSVLADDKARPRVGMMELTWTPTLAQAGEHILCFMAEDSKGLTTEQRCITLVAYDIDECASNPCGAWCTCKDMTGRYECDCPPTCPPLPDVCFSRPCLNGGTCALDVVAASGYTCSCTVAWTGTVCELPVDECASNPCLNGGTCTDHVGEFTCACAAGYAGQTCAIDIDDCADGPCHNSGTCVDGVNSHTCTCAAGWTDDHCQTNIDECASSPCHPECACLDAVNSYSCWCPPSTTTQPASTCVAPPDACFSRPCLNNGTCSLGPSAIGYDCACASGWKGTNCEINIDECASSPCQNNGTCTDHVNGYSCTCALGWNGTHCEINMDDCADEPCHNGGTCVDEVNAHSCLCPPLFYGAHCEYENFTEPCLQPEETVCTCQTSTGHNVIVVSNTGATWRDLVAGLIGIPIGMALLGSLLGLWYCCTRKKTTPGVYKRPITPWRPRSAASVQPIMDDEDSPPSTPQKIIPATHRPSMATNIYRIHNDDINYQAAEMKDPLSYASGRTDWEG, encoded by the exons ATGAGGTTGGCATTAGCAGTGATTTTGGTGTTATGTGCATGGTTACATGATGCCGAAGGATCTCATTTTCAAGGAGGAACAATCCACTGGAAGGTCGTAGACCACACCATAAACAGG GTTGAGTTCACCTTCAAAATGGGTTGGACCCTCGGACGAGGACCCGGCTGCCTGTCAACGGCAGACTACGGGAAACTGATGACAGGCCTGCCGACTAATTACTGGGAATGCCTCAGCGGATGTGGAACAACGGCCATCAACCTGGTGGATGTCAACTACTACTGTACATCGATAAACACTGTGGAACAGTACGAGCAGGGCGAAAAGACATTTTATTATAACTTCCCGAACAAGGGGCCGTTTGAAATAGT ATTCCGCGGGACTGCCTGGCGACCCCTTAACTTTGGTTCTGCTGGCGATTGGCAGCTCCTCACGACAGTTGACTTGAATTTCCGGAGTGACACCCTTCATCCGAACCAGAGTCCAATCACAGCTAGTAAACCGATCTATAG TAACCAGTACACCTGCAATCATACGATAGTCCTACCCGGAATCGACCCTGATGGTGACACAGTCAGATGTCGCTGGGCCGTCGGTACTGAGTGCGAGAGTGTGTGCAACAGTCTGCCTGGAGCCGTTCTGGACGAG GATACGTGCACGTTGGAATTCGACGCCCAAGCGTCCGTATCGTTCGCCTCTGGCGGGTGGTATGCTGTTGCAATCCAGGTAGAAGACTTCCCAAAGACCACCATGACCATTGGAGGCAAGACCTACACACCCTCAGACCCAATCAATTCGGTACCATTACAG TTCCTGATCACGACTCCAACCTTGCCGTACCCCTGCACCTCCGTGCCTGTCTTTGTAGCAGACACCCCGactgctggctcccgattctcCATCCTCCCCGGGACAACCTTCACCGTCAAGCTGTATGCGTGGAATCCCTTCATTCCAGATGCTAC CATTGTTGACTTCTTCCTGACGACTCCAACGGGGATGTCGCAGACGTCAgtcctagcagacgacaagGCTCGTCCTCGGGTGGGCATGATGGAGCTCACGTGGACACCGACATTAGCACAAGCTGGCGAACACATTCTCTGCTTCATGGCAGAAGATAGCAAAGG CTTGACAACAGAACAGCGCTGCATCACGTTAGTTGCCTATG ATATCGACGAGTGTGCGAGTAACCCGTGTGGAGCCTGGTGTACCTGTAAGGATATGACGGGCCGATATGAATGTGACTGTCCCCCTACTTGTCCACCACTACCAGATGTATGCTTCAGTCGGCCCTGCCTCAATGGCGGGACCTGTGCCCTGGATGTCGTGGCTGCCAGTGGCTATACGTGTAGCTGTACAGTAG CATGGACAGGCACAGTTTGCGAATTGCCAGTTGACGAATGTGCTAGCAACCCTTGTCTGAATGGCGGAACATGTACTGATCACGTGGGAGAGTTTACGTGCGCATGCGCGGCTGGCTACGCAGGACAAACATGCGCGATAGACATAGATGATTGCGCAGATGGACCATGTCATAACAGTGGCACATGCGTGGATGGTGTGAACTCGCACACGTGCACGTGCGCAGCGGGGTGGACTGATGATCATTGCCAAACAA ACATTGATGAGTGTGCAAGTTCACCCTGTCATCccgagtgcgcatgtctggacGCAGTCAACAGCTACAGCTGCTGGTGTCCACCATCAACCACAACGCAACCAGCCTCCACATGCGTGGCACCGCCAGACGCCTGCTTCAGCCGTCCTTGTTTAAACAATGGTAcctgcagtttgggaccgagcGCTATCGGTTACGACTGCGCATGTGCATCGG GTTGGAAGGGAACAAACTGTGAAATAAACATCGACGAATGTGCCAGCTCTCCATGTCAAAATAATGGAACATGTACTGATCACGTGAACGGCTACAGCTGCACATGCGCACTCGGATGGAATGGGACGCACTGTGAGATCAATATGGACGATTGCGCAGACGAACCTTGTCATAACGGCGGGACATGCGTGGATGAGGTCAATGCGCACAGCTGCCTGTGTCCTCCACTGTTCTACGGAGCTCACTGTGAATATG AGAACTTCACAGAG CCATGTCTACAAccagaagaaactgtctgtacgtGTCAGACGAGCACTGGCCACAATGTCATCGTAGTAAGCAACACGGGCGCGACCTGGCGAGATCTTGTGGCTGGTCTGATTGGTATACCCATCGGCATGGCACTTCTTGGCAGTCTCCTCGGGCTCTGGTACTGCTGTACGCGAAAGAAGACAACGCCCGGGGTCTATAAGCGGCCAATCACACCTTGGCGACCGAGGTCCGCGGCCTCTGTCCAGCCCATCATGGATGACGAGGACTCGCCCCCTTCTACTCCACAGAAAATCATACCTGCAACGCACCGGCCTTCAATGGCGACCAACATCTACAGAATACACAATGACGATATCAATTACCAAGCAGCGGAAATGAAAGATCCTCTGTCCTATGCCAGCGGGCGCACAGACTGGGAAGGATAG